The following coding sequences lie in one Clostridiales bacterium genomic window:
- a CDS encoding AbrB/MazE/SpoVT family DNA-binding domain-containing protein, with protein sequence MINRSKDNNKYMSSVKVGPKGQIVIPKKVRDMFGIKPGDTLVLLANAKKGIAIERLSVFSKIADAIFEGKGKEIYPEHSEEDNLTFALVSAFRSSCFCSSRLYSRTSLLNCL encoded by the coding sequence AAAGACAATAATAAATATATGAGTTCGGTCAAGGTAGGACCAAAGGGACAAATTGTAATCCCCAAGAAAGTGCGTGATATGTTTGGGATTAAACCCGGCGATACGTTGGTTCTTCTTGCAAATGCTAAAAAGGGCATCGCAATTGAAAGGCTAAGTGTTTTCAGCAAAATTGCAGATGCGATTTTTGAAGGAAAAGGCAAGGAAATTTATCCTGAACACAGCGAAGAAGACAACCTGACTTTTGCATTGGTATCGGCTTTCCGGTCGTCTTGCTTCTGCTCCTCACGGCTATACAGTCGAACATCCCTGTTAAATTGTTTGTAA